The stretch of DNA ATCCACCACGCGGCGGTGAGCGTCTTGCCAACGAGCTTCGCGATGATATGCAACTTCGTGGTGCTCGGGTGctggctgcgcacgcagccgtGGACGACGTACtcgcccgcctcgccgtcgcgcttTAAAGGCGGATCTACTAGGAATGCCAggtcggcggccgcggcgcacgtTGTCCGGCTGTCGACGCCGATGccgtcatcatcgtcgtcggcgccaccgcggcaccTCTGCTGGTTCATCGGCGCTGCTCTATTCTTTAGTGCGCTTGGAATAGTGACAGGGTGGCCGTTTGCCGTCCTCATCTCCGCTCTTGTCGGTCTCGATCTACTGCTGCATTTCCCTGCACAAGCCCTCGCTTGCACGCTCGGCTCTCTTCTCGTAGTGTGCGCGGCTACTTTTCTGGCGGATGCGCGGTACTACTGTCGCTGGACGCTGAGCAGCTGGAACGTCGTCACTTACAATCTCTTCGGCAACTCAGGACGCGGCGCGGAGCTGTTCGGTGTCGAGCcctgctttttcttttggaaGAACCTGTTGTTGAACTTCCACCTCATGTTCGTGGCGGTCATGCTAGCGCCTCTGGTCCTCCTGTACGCACCGCGGCGAGAGCTAGCCGCCACGTCGGCGCGCTCCGACGCGGTGAGCTCGGGAAGGCCAcctggcgacggcgctgcacaaGAGTCGAACGACAGCGCCGTATCCCCCACGAACTCGCTCGTCCGCTCGCGGCTGCGGACTTCAggcacgcacggcagcgcagcggagcTTCACTCCTCGCTACTCGCCAATCGGCACCCTGGTGAGCAGGTGCTTGCAGCAAAAATAGGGGCTGCTGTGTCGCGCGTCTCTCGCCAGCGGGAGCTGCTCTACGTGATGCCGTTCTTCGTGTGGTTTCTCTTCTGGATGAGCATCGCGCACAAGGAGGAGCGCTTCATGTCGCCCGCCTACCCGTTcatggtgctggcggcgacaAGGACTTTGTGCCTCATGTTCTTTCCTGACGCAGCCGAAGGTCAACCGaactcggcagcggcaacgccaaAACGCGAGAAGATCACTCCCGACGTGGTGGCGGTAACCGCGGCGGACGCCCAGGACACCGCCCTCACTtgtcagccgccgcgccgtcctTCTCTGCCACCACAAGGGTGCCCCTCGCCCGCCTTCCTGGGGTGGCGCCACCTTGCTGGGCTGGCCTTCTTCTTggccttcttcctcctctcgtACTCGCGGGCGATGGCGGTCTACGTCTTCTACAGCGGGCCGGAGCGCATGTTTTTCGACTGGTACCCtgtgctgcaggcggaggcgcagcgggcgtGGGAGGCGAAGCGTCAGGCAGTACGGCGGGACGCCGCAGTGCGTGGCCAAGCGTCACCGTCATCGCTGCCACCGGGCACGACGGCTCAGCAGacgcaggagctgcgcgcctACTACACCGTGTGCCTCGGGCGCGAGTGGTATCgcttcccctcttccttcttcgTTGATCATCGCTGGATTCGCTACCAGTTTCTGGAAACCCACCACTTCCATGGCATGCTGCCCCTGTCCTTTGTGACTCCGCCGGCTGGGCAGGAGAGCGGGTTCTTGCGAGCGCCATCGAGCGaggctgcggctgcgacgagCAAGTCACCGTCAACGTCATCGTCCACGACCGCCCGCGGCTCGTGCTCCTGTGGCGCCCCCGGTGTTAACGACCTGAACCAGGAGATTCCGGAGCAGTACGTGCGCTACCCTTCAGAGCAGTGCGACGCCATCTTTGATAGCCTTTCGCCTCCCAGTCATGTAAGCGCGGCGCATCACGCCACCGAACTCAAGCATCTCCAACTCGATACCGTGTTCACTCGCTCGCTGCTGAACATCAGCGCCTTGCAAGCGGTGCTGAAAGCCGGCAGGAAGACGCAACGCGTGGGAAACGATGCGTATGCTGTCCTGGATGTCGACCGGACGCCGCTCTGGTGCCGTGTCTTGTACTACCCATTCGGTGTAACGAGACGCTGCGCGGTGTGGCGGCCACTTGTGCTGAACTCCAAACCGTGactcccctcttctcccgtggcgctgcgcgcatACGTGtgaacgtgtgtgtgtgcgtgtgtgttcctCCGCGGCACATTAGGCGTAAGTCATGCGCGGAGTCTGGTGCtatgcccccctccctcaccctcaaCGCGTGGCTGCCGTCACAGCGCGCAGCCCACGTCCATAAGCTCCCACAGACAGAGTGTGAGTGTTGAAGGCGGAGTGGGAGCGACGCAGAGGGCGCACGCAGTCATCAGTcggcaacgcgcgcgcgcgtgcgtgcgtgcgtgccaagccacagcagcatcgcaggacagagaaacacagagagggggaaggacgAGCGGATATTGCTGTGGCTCACGCAGCGTGTGCACTCTACCACGGAGCAAGCCCATAActgtgcgcatgcacacccacCGCCCACGACCGACGTCTGTAGCCCTGCGGCTCACTCCTGATCcgtcgagggcggaagcgtTGGCGTCTGTCGCGCGGGTGGTAGGGAGATGCCAGTGTGGCGTCTGAGAGTGGTATGACCACATCTGTAATCCATGCAGTCGGCATCGAGGCCTCtggccgttgccgccgacTCGGCAAGTCTGTCAACTGTGTCCTGGTGCTCCCATCCGCAAGGGCCACCGACAAGCTGAAGTGAGAGGCACACGCGATGCGCCCGTGTCGCCAGCTGCATGTGCCCCAATGCGTCGGCCCCGTGCCGACCTCCACCGCTGTAGGTCCCGTGCTGTGCGCCAtgcggagggagagcgagtcCGTCAGAACAGCGACACTAGCtcatgtgtgtctgcgttGGCCCAGTCGTCTCCGTAGCAGGTTCAGCCTCAGCCTCACACGCAGCACGATCGCTCCAAGCAAGGGGGCCGCAGCCTCTTGTCCGTATACCCATGAGTATGCCGTAGAGCATCGCGGCCGCTTCTGATTGGATGGCTCTCTGCCCACAGCCCGAGAGGGAGTGATATGCGGACGCATACGCGAACGCTGTGCATGAGGaaggtgtgtgcgcgcggatCTCCGAAGGTTGTCGATGCCAGCAAACCCGTGTGAGAGCCGCCGAGGCATCGTGACGGTTCCGTGGTACGGCGCGCACGCTTCCCGCGCGAACTGCGCAGGGTCGCCTCCTCGCGTGAGTGCGGAGGGATGCAGGCGAGTATCTTGGTCGTGCGCGAGGAAAGAGAAACTCGATTCGGCCTGTGCGAGCGCGCCGTGGGCTCCTACGAAGGGCACACACCAACTCAACAGTGCTGGCGGTCAAACAGGTGCCGCTCCTGTGCCATGTTTCTGCACACGCGAATTCTCATCACGTGCACTGCTTCCTCACAGCTATGTCATGGCACGTGTGGACTGGTGTGTGCGCCGGTGAGTCAGAAGCGCTCAAGGCGTATGCAGTAACCGCACGCCAGTCCGCACTCCCGCCCCACCGGCGACTCACAgccctctcctttctcacCTTGTGCGCCGTGACATCCTGAACCACTGATGCTATCCATCTCCCCATCTGGTCTCCTCTGGCGGCCATCACCTCCGCCCGTCTCCATCCGGCGCATCT from Leishmania infantum JPCM5 genome chromosome 12 encodes:
- the ALG9 gene encoding putative Alg9-like mannosyltransferase is translated as MHQRITHYLQMAAALLLLSLTHYFASCFLPISDCDETFNFVEPIHYLLYGSGKQTWEMCSRFALRSWLFLWIYAWRAVLIRGAASLSSVRVYFYLRIMNGCAAALAELFFVCSVWLAFSGKAAGVALLLLLSNYPIHHAAVSVLPTSFAMICNFVVLGCWLRTQPWTTYSPASPSRFKGGSTRNARSAAAAHVVRLSTPMPSSSSSAPPRHLCWFIGAALFFSALGIVTGWPFAVLISALVGLDLLLHFPAQALACTLGSLLVVCAATFLADARYYCRWTLSSWNVVTYNLFGNSGRGAELFGVEPCFFFWKNLLLNFHLMFVAVMLAPLVLLYAPRRELAATSARSDAVSSGRPPGDGAAQESNDSAVSPTNSLVRSRLRTSGTHGSAAELHSSLLANRHPGEQVLAAKIGAAVSRVSRQRELLYVMPFFVWFLFWMSIAHKEERFMSPAYPFMVLAATRTLCLMFFPDAAEGQPNSAAATPKREKITPDVVAVTAADAQDTALTCQPPRRPSLPPQGCPSPAFLGWRHLAGLAFFLAFFLLSYSRAMAVYVFYSGPERMFFDWYPVLQAEAQRAWEAKRQAVRRDAAVRGQASPSSLPPGTTAQQTQELRAYYTVCLGREWYRFPSSFFVDHRWIRYQFLETHHFHGMLPLSFVTPPAGQESGFLRAPSSEAAAATSKSPSTSSSTTARGSCSCGAPGVNDLNQEIPEQYVRYPSEQCDAIFDSLSPPSHVSAAHHATELKHLQLDTVFTRSLLNISALQAVLKAGRKTQRVGNDAYAVLDVDRTPLWCRVLYYPFGVTRRCAVWRPLVLNSKP